A single Chaetodon trifascialis isolate fChaTrf1 chromosome 18, fChaTrf1.hap1, whole genome shotgun sequence DNA region contains:
- the rheb gene encoding GTP-binding protein Rheb gives MPQPKSRKIAVLGYRSVGKSSLTIQFVEGQFVDSYDPTIENTFTKTMTVNGQEYNLQLVDTAGQDEYSIFPQSYTIDVDGYILIYSVTSYKSFEVVRVIHEKLLDMVGNVQVPIILTGNKKDLHMERVISFEEGKALAESWNAAFLESSAKENQTAVEVFRRMILEVEKMEAGQPQGRTPCSMM, from the exons ATGCCGCAGCCAAAATCCCGGAAAATTGCCGTGCTGGGTTACAGATCGGTGG GGAAGTCTTCTCTCACCATCCAGTTTGTGGAGGGACAGTTTGTCGACTCTTATGATCCCACTATAGAGaaca cGTTTACTAAGACGATGACGGTGAACGGTCAGGAATACAACCTGCAGCTGGTGGACACGGCCGGTCAG GACGAATACTCCATCTTCCCTCAGAGTTACACCATCGATGTCGACGGTTACATCCTCATCTACTCTGTAACGTCGTATAAAAG TTTCGAAGTGGTCAGAGTTATccatgagaagctgctggacaTGGTGGGAAACGTcca GGTGCCAATTATTTTGACTGGGAACAAGAAAGACTTGCACATGGAGAG AGTGATCAGTTTCGAGGAGGGGAAAGCTCTGGCCGAGTCGTGGAACGCCGCCTTCCTCGAGTCTTCAGCCAAAGAAAACCAG ACAGCGGTGGAGGTGTTCAGGAGGATGATCCTGGAGGTGGAGAAGATGGAGGCAGGTCAGCCGCAGGGGCGGACGCCCTGCTCTATGATGTAG
- the LOC139347153 gene encoding enoyl-CoA delta isomerase 2-like isoform X1: MSVIRSFNGAIFVGEVTENKGSNKNMKIYKQDVTSRRKKAEHVTSLLRLCSVPSLTLHTTASPLMGVTVEQFEQAKSKLATLKNDPGIEFKLKIYALFKQATQGPCNTPKPGMLEFVKKVKWDAWNSLGSVSQEEARQQYCDLIGSLVVAESGSSAQVAAQPAGSGTTYKTLLVSTEDNITTIKLNRPAKKNAITTQMYNEIVAALEQAAKDDSVLTVFTGAGDFYCSGNDLSNFTQVPQGGVEEMARRAGDLLRKYIKAYIDFPKPLVAVVNGPAVGISVTVLCLFDLVYATERASFHTPFTQLGQSAEGCSSYTFPKLMGRAKANEMLLFNKKLTAVQACELGLVTEVFPDSSFQSEVWSRLKAYAKLPPNSLAFSKQLIRSMEKERLYAANDAEVERLLERWTSDEFFNAINNFFQAKSKKSKL, from the exons ATGTCCGTGATCAGATCATTTAACGGCGCGATATTCGTTGGAGAGGTTACCGAGAATAAAGGctccaataaaaacatgaagatttACAAACAGGATGTAACTTCACGGAGAAAAAAGGCAGAACATGTGACTAG TTTGCTGCGACTCTGCAGCGTTCCCAGTCTGACGCTCCACACCACAGCCTCTCCTCTGATGG gtgtgacGGTGGAGCAGTTCGAGCAGGCCAAGAGCAAACTGGCGACGCTGAAGAACGACCCGGGCATCGAGTTCAAGCTGAAGATCTACGCTCTCTTCAAACAg gccaCTCAGGGCCCCTGCAACACTCCCAAACCGGGCATGCTGGAATTTGTCAAAAAGGTGAAATGGGACGCGTGGAATTCTCTGGGCTCCGTCTCGCAG GAAGAAGCCAGGCAACAGTACTGTGACCTGATTGGCTCCCTGGTGGTGGCAGAGAGCGGAAGCTCCGCCCAGGTGGCCGCACAGCCTGCTGGGAGCGGGACGACATACAAGACACTATTGGTCAGCACGGAGGATAACATCACCACCATCAAACTGAACCGACCTGCCAAGAAAAACGCCATCAccactcag ATGTACAACgaaattgttgcagctctggaGCAGGCGGCTAAAGACGACTCAGTgctcactgttttcacag GGGCTGGTgatttttactgcagtggaaACGATCTGAGCAACTTCACCCAGGTCCCtcagggaggggtggaggagatgGCCAGACGTGCTGGAGATCTGCTCAG gAAGTACATCAAAGCCTACATCGACTTCCCAAAGCCGCTGGTTGCAGTGGTGAACGGACCGGCTGTAGGAATCTCTGTCACAGTGCTGTGCCTGTTCGACCTGGTCTACGCTACAGAGAGG GCCTCCTTCCACACTCCGTTCACTCAGCTGGGTCAGAGCGCTGAAGGCTGCTCCTCCTACACCTTCCCCAAATTAATGGGCCGCGCCAAG GCCAATGAGATGCTGCTGTTCAATAAGAAGCTGACGGCGGTTCAGGCCTGTGAACTCGGTCTGGTCACTGAAGTTTTCCCCGACAGCAGCTTCCAGAGCGAAGTGTGGAGCAGACTGAAGGCCTACGCCAAGCTGCCCCCCaac tctctcgcTTTCTCTAAACAGCTGATCCGATCGATGGAAAAGGAGCGTCTCTACGCCGCGAACGATGCGGAGGTGGAGCGTCTGTTGGAGCGCTGGACGTCAGACGAGTTCTTCAACGCCATCAATAACTTCTTCCAGGCCAAGTCCAAAAAGTCcaaactgtga
- the LOC139347153 gene encoding enoyl-CoA delta isomerase 2-like isoform X2 — translation MAGAALRLSAPWRLGKLRSLLRLCSVPSLTLHTTASPLMGVTVEQFEQAKSKLATLKNDPGIEFKLKIYALFKQATQGPCNTPKPGMLEFVKKVKWDAWNSLGSVSQEEARQQYCDLIGSLVVAESGSSAQVAAQPAGSGTTYKTLLVSTEDNITTIKLNRPAKKNAITTQMYNEIVAALEQAAKDDSVLTVFTGAGDFYCSGNDLSNFTQVPQGGVEEMARRAGDLLRKYIKAYIDFPKPLVAVVNGPAVGISVTVLCLFDLVYATERASFHTPFTQLGQSAEGCSSYTFPKLMGRAKANEMLLFNKKLTAVQACELGLVTEVFPDSSFQSEVWSRLKAYAKLPPNSLAFSKQLIRSMEKERLYAANDAEVERLLERWTSDEFFNAINNFFQAKSKKSKL, via the exons ATGGCCGGCGCCGCCCTCAGACTGTCCGCTCCCTGGCGTTTAGGGAAATTAAGAAG TTTGCTGCGACTCTGCAGCGTTCCCAGTCTGACGCTCCACACCACAGCCTCTCCTCTGATGG gtgtgacGGTGGAGCAGTTCGAGCAGGCCAAGAGCAAACTGGCGACGCTGAAGAACGACCCGGGCATCGAGTTCAAGCTGAAGATCTACGCTCTCTTCAAACAg gccaCTCAGGGCCCCTGCAACACTCCCAAACCGGGCATGCTGGAATTTGTCAAAAAGGTGAAATGGGACGCGTGGAATTCTCTGGGCTCCGTCTCGCAG GAAGAAGCCAGGCAACAGTACTGTGACCTGATTGGCTCCCTGGTGGTGGCAGAGAGCGGAAGCTCCGCCCAGGTGGCCGCACAGCCTGCTGGGAGCGGGACGACATACAAGACACTATTGGTCAGCACGGAGGATAACATCACCACCATCAAACTGAACCGACCTGCCAAGAAAAACGCCATCAccactcag ATGTACAACgaaattgttgcagctctggaGCAGGCGGCTAAAGACGACTCAGTgctcactgttttcacag GGGCTGGTgatttttactgcagtggaaACGATCTGAGCAACTTCACCCAGGTCCCtcagggaggggtggaggagatgGCCAGACGTGCTGGAGATCTGCTCAG gAAGTACATCAAAGCCTACATCGACTTCCCAAAGCCGCTGGTTGCAGTGGTGAACGGACCGGCTGTAGGAATCTCTGTCACAGTGCTGTGCCTGTTCGACCTGGTCTACGCTACAGAGAGG GCCTCCTTCCACACTCCGTTCACTCAGCTGGGTCAGAGCGCTGAAGGCTGCTCCTCCTACACCTTCCCCAAATTAATGGGCCGCGCCAAG GCCAATGAGATGCTGCTGTTCAATAAGAAGCTGACGGCGGTTCAGGCCTGTGAACTCGGTCTGGTCACTGAAGTTTTCCCCGACAGCAGCTTCCAGAGCGAAGTGTGGAGCAGACTGAAGGCCTACGCCAAGCTGCCCCCCaac tctctcgcTTTCTCTAAACAGCTGATCCGATCGATGGAAAAGGAGCGTCTCTACGCCGCGAACGATGCGGAGGTGGAGCGTCTGTTGGAGCGCTGGACGTCAGACGAGTTCTTCAACGCCATCAATAACTTCTTCCAGGCCAAGTCCAAAAAGTCcaaactgtga
- the LOC139347154 gene encoding enoyl-CoA delta isomerase 2-like, translating into MAGAALRLSAPWRLGKLRSLLRLCSVPSLTLHTTASPLMGVTVEQFEQAKSKLATLKNDPGNEVKLKIYALFKQATQGPCNTPKPGMLDFVNKVKWDAWNSLGSVSQEEARQQYCDLIGSLVVAESGSSAQVAAQPAGSGTTYKTLLVSTEDNITTIKLNRPAKKNAITTQMYNEIVAALEQAAKDDSVLTVFTGAGDFYCSGNDLSNFTQVPQGGVEEMARRAGDLLRKYIKAYIDFPKPLVAVVNGPAVGISVTVLCLFDLVYATERASFHTPFTQLGQSAEGCSSYTFPKLMGRAKANEMLLFNKKLTAVQACELGLVTEVFPDSSFQSEVWSRLKAYAKLPPNSLAFSKQLIRSMEKERLYAANDAEVERLLERWTSDECFNAINNFFQAKSKL; encoded by the exons ATGGCCGGCGCCGCCCTCAGACTGTCCGCTCCCTGGCGTTTAGGGAAATTAAGAAG TTTGCTGCGACTCTGCAGCGTTCCCAGTCTGACGCTCCACACCACAGCCTCTCCTCTGATGG gtgtgacGGTGGAGCAGTTCGAGCAGGCCAAGAGCAAACTGGCGACGCTGAAGAACGACCCGGGCAACGAGGTCAAGCTGAAGATCTACGCTCTCTTCAAACAg gccaCTCAGGGCCCCTGCAACACTCCCAAACCGGGCATGCTGGACTTTGTCAACAAGGTGAAATGGGACGCGTGGAATTCTCTGGGCTCCGTCTCGCAG GAAGAAGCCAGGCAACAGTACTGTGACCTGATTGGCTCCCTGGTGGTGGCAGAGAGCGGAAGCTCCGCCCAGGTGGCCGCACAGCCTGCTGGGAGCGGGACGACATACAAGACACTATTGGTCAGCACGGAGGATAACATCACCACCATCAAACTGAACCGACCTGCCAAGAAAAACGCCATCAccactcag ATGTACAACgaaattgttgcagctctggaGCAGGCGGCTAAAGACGACTCAGTgctcactgttttcacag GGGCTGGTgatttttactgcagtggaaACGATCTGAGCAACTTCACCCAGGTCCCtcagggaggggtggaggagatgGCCAGACGTGCTGGAGATCTGCTCAG gAAGTACATCAAAGCCTACATCGACTTCCCAAAGCCGCTGGTTGCAGTGGTGAACGGACCGGCTGTAGGAATCTCTGTCACAGTGCTGTGCCTGTTCGACCTGGTCTACGCTACAGAGAGG GCCTCCTTCCACACTCCGTTCACTCAGCTGGGTCAGAGCGCTGAAGGCTGCTCCTCCTACACCTTCCCCAAATTAATGGGCCGCGCCAAG GCCAATGAGATGCTGCTGTTCAATAAGAAGCTGACGGCGGTTCAGGCCTGTGAACTCGGTCTGGTCACTGAAGTTTTCCCCGACAGCAGCTTCCAGAGCGAAGTGTGGAGCAGACTGAAGGCCTACGCCAAGCTGCCCCCCaac tctctcgcTTTCTCTAAACAGCTGATCCGATCGATGGAAAAGGAGCGTCTCTACGCCGCGAACGATGCGGAGGTGGAGCGTCTGTTGGAGCGCTGGACGTCAGATGAGTGCTTCAACGCCATCAATAACTTCTTCCAGGCCAAGTCcaaactgtga